A window of Bos taurus isolate L1 Dominette 01449 registration number 42190680 breed Hereford chromosome 8, ARS-UCD2.0, whole genome shotgun sequence contains these coding sequences:
- the CDKN2A gene encoding cyclin-dependent kinase inhibitor 2A isoform X1 → METSADLLAAAAALGWAEEVRALLEAGASANAPNRYGRSAIQVMMMGSARVAELLLLHGADPNCADPATLTRPVHDAAREGFLDTLVALHRAGAQLDVRDAWGRLPVDLAEERGHRDVARYLRAAAEDTEGGSHASADSAEGPADSSDLKKD, encoded by the exons ATGGAGACCTCGGCCGACTTGttggccgccgccgccgcgctgGGCTGGGCTGAGGAGGTGCGGGCGCTGCTCGAGGCGGGGGCGTCGGCCAACGCGCCGAACCGTTACGGTCGAAGCGCGATTCAG GTGATGATGATGGGCAGCGCCCGCGTGGCCGAGCTGCTGCTGCTCCACGGCGCGGACCCCAACTGCGCGGACCCCGCCACCCTCACCCGACCGGTGCACGACGCCGCCCGGGAGGGCTTCCTGGACACGCTGGTGGCCCTGCACCGAGCTGGAGCGCAGCTGGATGTGCGCGATGCTTGGGGCCGCCTGCCCGTGGACCTGGCGGAGGAGCGGGGCCACCGCGACGTCGCCCGGTACCTGCGCGCGGCTGCAGAGGACACGGAAGGCGGTAGCCATGCCAGCGCAGATTCCGCGGAAGGTCCGGCAG ACAGCTCGGACCTAAAGAAAGATTGA
- the CDKN2A gene encoding cyclin-dependent kinase inhibitor 2A isoform X2 — translation MMMGSARVAELLLLHGADPNCADPATLTRPVHDAAREGFLDTLVALHRAGAQLDVRDAWGRLPVDLAEERGHRDVARYLRAAAEDTEGGSHASADSAEGPADSSDLKKD, via the exons ATGATGATGGGCAGCGCCCGCGTGGCCGAGCTGCTGCTGCTCCACGGCGCGGACCCCAACTGCGCGGACCCCGCCACCCTCACCCGACCGGTGCACGACGCCGCCCGGGAGGGCTTCCTGGACACGCTGGTGGCCCTGCACCGAGCTGGAGCGCAGCTGGATGTGCGCGATGCTTGGGGCCGCCTGCCCGTGGACCTGGCGGAGGAGCGGGGCCACCGCGACGTCGCCCGGTACCTGCGCGCGGCTGCAGAGGACACGGAAGGCGGTAGCCATGCCAGCGCAGATTCCGCGGAAGGTCCGGCAG ACAGCTCGGACCTAAAGAAAGATTGA